One part of the Corallococcus caeni genome encodes these proteins:
- a CDS encoding DUF1318 domain-containing protein, which yields MTRRGLLLMAALAAPGCISAPEIVMVDRATALEEQAAGSYKDVEQRLARAGMNPTPVPLTPNQLEDLGIQPPPLVENLGKTQADRVDDLVRRHCVGEGKDGLLVVTRKQCTAGRVSADDASMVERVNRARRQLWQWMRTVRPGVPEETLRQNWQQAHAEGVVCGGWVEAADGTWGEKKC from the coding sequence ATGACACGCCGTGGATTGCTGCTCATGGCCGCCCTCGCCGCTCCCGGGTGCATCAGCGCGCCGGAGATCGTCATGGTGGACCGGGCGACGGCGCTCGAGGAGCAGGCCGCCGGCTCGTACAAGGACGTGGAGCAGCGGCTGGCCAGGGCGGGCATGAACCCCACGCCGGTGCCGCTGACGCCCAACCAGCTGGAGGACCTGGGCATCCAGCCCCCGCCGCTGGTGGAGAACCTGGGCAAGACGCAGGCGGACCGCGTGGACGACCTGGTGCGGCGGCACTGCGTGGGCGAGGGCAAGGACGGGCTGCTGGTGGTCACCCGGAAGCAGTGCACGGCCGGACGCGTGTCCGCGGACGACGCCTCCATGGTGGAGCGGGTGAACCGGGCCCGGCGGCAGCTGTGGCAGTGGATGCGGACCGTGCGCCCTGGCGTACCGGAAGAGACGCTGCGCCAGAACTGGCAGCAGGCGCACGCGGAAGGGGTCGTCTGCGGCGGCTGGGTGGAAGCCGCTGACGGCACCTGGGGAGAGAAGAAGTGCTGA
- a CDS encoding AsmA family protein, producing MDSPGAGRPRRRLTRIIAGALLIILATFVLLLVAVVTALHHLDHSWLKPRIVDQVEAATGVRLDYQTARIDVLSGLHLEGLVVWTPPPFQAVAPELLRVGTLEASWSPGALLKGPVRVERVVVRDATVVLVADDQGTTSLTNLTGPAEPEPLDEASPGTSRQVADLFASPLPVASIELSRVSLTYVRVQRGAVVDRWSLRGLEAGVEATPQDKGWKLLVDLGHTGKPLALTLNREGPAAPSAEALLELALAVEADASAAHVKVDLDVARQTFDSRFALRSLLHGAVTAKFDVTKQHTLIELDRTQLTDSAEVQAQVVLPDSTEVPPVLTRALADVDVGRLLRWIPADLVPFTLESGKAHLEAREVTLSDVPQLGAQGRFGLDVDVAQLLFVQEALRVELGGGRVSLTATPDDPRGLATRLTFALQGLDVGGATPLRVPKASGELTGRQLRPDLASPFRVAGDAALSARVDALDVRASGLRATAERLGLQLQVPLTAKPPFALKADLPVETLRVITPDGREVMKGPARVQLHVTEAFPTMEEPRLSKARARLELDVGTLHASLDATKGTDDLAYTLDVRTPDLVAARPFIPDDVAARLPWKQLAVTLASKGRLMALFAPSPRVEHQTELSLQRPGWDDASAGSAALVLKSQGDDWKHKGDLDLRVEGLRIGETDAGAQHQTLTFDVDRRNLSLRLGLTGHTGLKVAANAALAFNRKARALRVDVTGDFPPLGPLSPLLAKARVPPEVDPSKLAMTGELHGTLTGLITHLGADGTVRLAPMPPRAASFEGKAQVDLRGVRWKQPDQTINIPALRWQGESHAEGARRTVHTTLAVEKLTVSMNERRLTFADLSSDSTATFTDQWEQGDIELKQRVKVRSLEQKPALPYPVQDVEAAFSVLRTPAGVIRIPDLSLSNGGTQTQLKVQGRLDLSNDQQRLGLRGSLEQDLAHLARPGQVESSGKATVDFRVASPDLVVFHTVSNLKLQDVNVRMPESGIAVETLNGDVPLTENVEVSQDGVRLLNDLDVNPYSMLRFADQHPLLTRSGFLSADRITTPWMTIAPLAGNLAINQNVFSMSQLEMGVRGGRVTGQCMLNYQGKHSTLEAHVRATGVKSSRGEPFDGNAAMVISARDRSINGRAEILRIGNRHLLDLLDLEDPRHADPATNRVRYALGLGYPEHVRVSFKQGFGSLLITMGGLARLVSIDEIRGIPLGPIVDRAITTMFPPEALP from the coding sequence ATGGACTCCCCCGGTGCTGGACGGCCTCGTCGGCGGTTGACGCGAATCATCGCGGGCGCGCTCCTGATCATTCTCGCGACGTTCGTGCTCCTGCTGGTCGCGGTCGTGACCGCGTTGCACCACCTCGACCACTCCTGGCTGAAGCCGCGCATCGTGGACCAGGTGGAAGCCGCAACGGGCGTGCGGCTGGACTACCAGACAGCGCGCATCGACGTGCTCTCCGGGCTGCACCTGGAAGGGCTGGTGGTGTGGACCCCTCCGCCGTTCCAGGCCGTCGCGCCGGAGCTGCTGCGTGTCGGCACCCTGGAGGCGTCTTGGTCGCCCGGGGCCCTGCTGAAGGGGCCGGTCCGGGTGGAGCGCGTGGTGGTGCGGGACGCGACCGTCGTCCTGGTGGCGGACGACCAGGGGACCACGTCCCTCACGAACCTGACCGGACCGGCGGAGCCCGAACCGCTCGATGAAGCCTCGCCCGGGACCTCCCGGCAGGTCGCGGATCTCTTCGCCTCCCCGCTCCCCGTCGCGAGCATCGAGCTGTCACGCGTGTCGCTGACGTATGTCCGCGTCCAGCGCGGCGCGGTGGTGGACCGCTGGTCACTGCGCGGGCTCGAGGCCGGAGTCGAAGCGACGCCCCAGGACAAGGGCTGGAAGCTCCTCGTGGACCTGGGCCACACCGGGAAGCCCCTGGCCCTGACGCTGAACCGTGAAGGCCCCGCCGCGCCTTCCGCCGAAGCCCTGCTGGAGCTGGCCCTGGCGGTGGAGGCGGACGCCTCGGCCGCGCACGTGAAGGTGGACCTGGACGTCGCGCGGCAGACCTTCGATTCCCGCTTCGCGCTCCGCTCGCTGCTGCACGGCGCGGTGACGGCGAAGTTCGATGTGACAAAGCAACACACCCTCATCGAGCTGGACCGCACGCAGCTGACGGACAGCGCCGAGGTGCAGGCCCAGGTCGTGCTTCCGGATTCAACGGAGGTCCCGCCCGTCCTGACGCGCGCCCTGGCGGACGTGGACGTGGGACGGCTGCTGCGGTGGATCCCCGCGGACCTGGTGCCGTTCACGCTCGAGAGCGGCAAGGCGCACCTGGAGGCCCGGGAGGTCACGCTCAGCGACGTGCCCCAGCTGGGGGCCCAGGGCCGGTTCGGGCTGGACGTGGACGTGGCGCAGCTCCTCTTCGTCCAGGAGGCGCTCCGGGTGGAGCTTGGCGGTGGACGCGTCTCGCTGACGGCGACCCCGGATGATCCGCGGGGTTTGGCCACCCGGCTCACGTTCGCGCTCCAGGGGCTCGACGTCGGGGGCGCAACCCCGCTCCGCGTTCCGAAGGCCTCCGGCGAGCTGACGGGACGCCAGCTGCGGCCCGACCTCGCCTCGCCCTTCCGGGTGGCGGGAGACGCGGCCCTGTCGGCCAGGGTGGACGCGTTGGACGTCCGTGCCTCCGGGCTCCGTGCGACCGCCGAGCGCCTGGGCCTCCAGCTCCAGGTGCCGCTGACGGCGAAGCCCCCCTTCGCGCTGAAGGCGGACCTGCCCGTGGAGACACTTCGCGTGATCACCCCTGACGGCCGTGAGGTGATGAAGGGCCCCGCGCGCGTGCAGCTCCACGTGACGGAGGCCTTTCCCACCATGGAGGAGCCCCGGCTCAGCAAGGCCCGCGCGCGGCTGGAGCTGGACGTGGGCACGCTGCACGCGTCGCTGGACGCCACGAAGGGGACCGACGACCTGGCGTACACGCTGGACGTGAGGACGCCGGACCTCGTCGCCGCACGGCCCTTCATCCCGGATGACGTCGCCGCGCGGCTGCCCTGGAAGCAGCTGGCCGTGACGCTGGCCTCCAAGGGCAGGCTGATGGCCCTGTTCGCGCCCTCGCCCCGCGTGGAGCACCAGACGGAGCTGAGCCTGCAACGGCCGGGCTGGGACGACGCGTCCGCGGGCAGCGCCGCCCTCGTGTTGAAGTCGCAAGGGGACGACTGGAAGCACAAGGGGGACCTGGACCTGCGGGTCGAAGGGCTTCGCATCGGAGAGACCGACGCGGGCGCCCAACACCAGACGCTGACGTTCGACGTCGACCGCCGGAACCTCTCGCTCCGGTTGGGGCTCACCGGCCACACGGGACTGAAGGTCGCCGCGAACGCGGCGCTGGCCTTCAACCGGAAGGCCCGCGCGCTTCGCGTGGACGTGACGGGTGACTTCCCGCCCCTGGGCCCGCTGTCGCCGCTCCTGGCCAAGGCGCGGGTGCCTCCGGAAGTGGACCCATCGAAGCTCGCGATGACCGGCGAGCTGCACGGCACCCTGACCGGCCTCATCACGCACCTCGGCGCCGACGGCACGGTCCGCCTGGCCCCCATGCCCCCGCGCGCCGCCAGCTTCGAGGGCAAGGCCCAGGTGGACCTGCGCGGCGTGCGCTGGAAGCAGCCGGACCAGACCATCAACATCCCCGCCCTGCGCTGGCAGGGTGAATCCCACGCCGAGGGCGCCAGGCGCACCGTCCACACGACCCTCGCGGTGGAGAAGCTCACCGTCAGCATGAACGAGCGCCGGCTGACGTTCGCGGACCTCTCCAGCGACAGCACCGCCACCTTCACCGACCAATGGGAGCAGGGTGACATCGAGCTGAAGCAGCGCGTGAAGGTCCGCTCACTGGAACAGAAGCCGGCGCTGCCCTACCCCGTCCAGGACGTGGAGGCGGCGTTCTCCGTCCTGCGCACGCCCGCGGGCGTCATCCGCATCCCGGACCTGAGTCTGTCCAATGGGGGCACGCAGACGCAGCTGAAGGTCCAGGGCCGCCTGGACCTGAGCAACGACCAGCAGCGCCTGGGGCTGCGGGGCTCGCTGGAGCAGGACCTGGCCCACCTCGCGCGACCGGGACAGGTGGAGAGCAGCGGCAAGGCCACGGTGGACTTCCGAGTGGCGTCGCCGGACCTGGTGGTCTTCCACACCGTCTCCAACCTCAAGCTCCAGGACGTGAACGTGCGGATGCCCGAGTCCGGCATCGCCGTGGAGACGCTCAACGGCGACGTGCCGCTGACGGAGAACGTGGAGGTCTCCCAGGACGGGGTGCGGCTCTTGAACGACCTGGACGTCAATCCCTACTCGATGCTGCGCTTCGCGGATCAGCACCCGCTGCTCACGCGCAGCGGCTTCCTGTCCGCGGACCGCATCACCACGCCGTGGATGACCATCGCCCCCCTCGCGGGCAACCTGGCCATCAACCAGAACGTGTTCTCCATGAGCCAGCTGGAGATGGGCGTCCGCGGAGGGCGGGTTACAGGCCAGTGCATGCTGAACTATCAGGGCAAGCACTCCACGCTGGAGGCCCACGTGCGGGCGACAGGCGTGAAGTCCTCCCGGGGCGAGCCCTTCGATGGCAACGCCGCCATGGTCATCTCCGCCAGGGACCGCAGCATCAACGGGCGCGCGGAGATCCTGCGCATCGGCAACCGCCACCTGTTGGACCTGCTCGACCTGGAGGACCCGCGCCACGCCGACCCCGCTACCAACCGCGTCCGCTACGCGTTGGGCCTGGGCTATCCGGAGCACGTGCGAGTGAGCTTCAAGCAGGGCTTCGGAAGCCTGCTCATCACCATGGGCGGACTGGCCAGACTGGTCAGCATCGACGAGATCCGGGGCATCCCCCTGGGCCCCATCGTCGACCGCGCCATCACCACCATGTTCCCTCCGGAGGCCCTGCCATGA
- a CDS encoding DUF4091 domain-containing protein, producing MLGIRQCGLGLLLSLSMALPVFAAGPAVWGEGAMVKVRPDDTVPGSNTEVRLTAARNEFASFQVALHGAEVGLRGVRARLPALEGPGVITAPDVTLYRQTYLTVRQASVQGQATGRWPDGLVPDTDEVARETRNAFPFDVPANEARALWVDVHVPQDAPPGDYVGTVTVEADGGFQRQVTARLTVVDAVMPGTSSLSTAFLLSPVQLCRAHMGRDDCSSDELQPLLTRYQQLALEHRITLPSIFLRTPWPPPWGDFDATWGPYMDGTAPTLLSGARMTSLEYEGPLVAEDLQDFTEHLRQRGWLDQGFVQLGDEPPYGSTFEEVHAAGELVRRVAPGLRTLLTTNSLQLKNNSLSPLVDVVVPLVNHLDGTEPGFVGDQGATYTEFLSRPGTQMWTYQSCMSHGCAPGTSMPENLPGAGWPSYMVDRSAAKARAMEWLTFLHGGKGELYYETAGMLHTAWTDQYHFNGNGDGTLFYPGTPSVIGGRTNVPVASLRLKLIRQGMQDYEWLKAVSDAGDPDFAHQVARELIPTAWQVPDDGAAFDAARLRLIQRYQELTANNPSAPRMGPPAPAPAPTPDPAPGLVEAPAPDGQVAPGTPAAVGGCGAGPGDSAAVAGGLLWAAWVLGSARRTRRRGSSRRP from the coding sequence ATGCTGGGTATTCGACAGTGCGGCCTGGGGTTGTTGTTGTCATTGTCCATGGCCTTGCCGGTGTTCGCGGCCGGCCCCGCGGTGTGGGGCGAGGGGGCGATGGTGAAGGTCCGTCCCGACGACACCGTCCCCGGGAGCAACACCGAGGTGCGGCTCACCGCCGCGCGCAACGAGTTCGCCTCCTTCCAGGTGGCACTGCACGGCGCTGAAGTCGGCCTGCGGGGCGTGCGCGCCCGCCTGCCCGCGCTGGAAGGGCCAGGGGTGATCACGGCGCCGGACGTGACGCTGTACCGGCAGACCTACCTCACGGTGCGGCAGGCGTCCGTGCAGGGGCAGGCGACGGGGCGATGGCCGGACGGGCTGGTGCCTGACACGGACGAGGTCGCCCGGGAGACGCGCAATGCCTTTCCCTTCGACGTGCCCGCGAACGAGGCTCGCGCCCTCTGGGTGGACGTGCACGTGCCGCAGGACGCGCCGCCCGGCGACTACGTGGGCACGGTGACGGTGGAGGCGGACGGAGGCTTCCAGCGGCAGGTGACGGCGAGGCTGACGGTGGTGGACGCGGTGATGCCGGGCACGTCCTCGCTGTCCACCGCGTTCCTGCTGTCGCCGGTGCAGCTGTGCCGCGCGCACATGGGCCGGGACGACTGTTCCTCCGACGAGCTGCAACCCCTGCTCACGCGCTACCAGCAGCTGGCGCTGGAGCACCGCATCACGCTGCCCAGCATCTTCCTGCGCACGCCCTGGCCTCCGCCGTGGGGGGACTTCGACGCGACCTGGGGTCCCTACATGGATGGCACCGCGCCCACGCTGCTGTCCGGCGCGCGGATGACGAGCCTGGAATACGAAGGCCCGCTCGTCGCCGAGGACCTGCAGGACTTCACCGAGCACCTGCGGCAGCGCGGCTGGCTGGACCAGGGCTTCGTCCAGCTTGGCGACGAGCCGCCCTACGGTTCGACGTTCGAGGAGGTGCACGCCGCGGGAGAGCTGGTGCGGCGGGTCGCGCCGGGCCTTCGCACCCTGCTGACGACGAACTCCCTCCAGCTGAAGAACAACAGCCTGTCCCCCCTGGTGGACGTCGTGGTGCCGCTGGTGAACCACCTGGACGGCACGGAGCCCGGCTTCGTGGGGGACCAGGGCGCGACGTACACGGAGTTCCTCTCGCGTCCCGGGACGCAGATGTGGACGTATCAGAGTTGCATGAGCCACGGCTGCGCGCCGGGGACCAGCATGCCGGAGAACCTGCCGGGGGCGGGCTGGCCGTCGTACATGGTGGACCGCTCGGCGGCGAAGGCGCGCGCGATGGAGTGGCTGACCTTCCTGCACGGCGGGAAGGGTGAGCTGTATTACGAAACCGCGGGCATGCTCCACACGGCGTGGACGGACCAGTACCACTTCAATGGCAATGGAGACGGGACGCTGTTCTACCCGGGAACTCCGTCAGTCATTGGCGGGCGGACAAACGTGCCGGTGGCGTCGCTGCGCCTGAAGCTCATCCGCCAGGGCATGCAGGACTACGAGTGGCTCAAGGCGGTGAGCGACGCGGGCGACCCGGACTTCGCGCACCAGGTGGCGCGGGAGCTGATCCCCACCGCGTGGCAGGTCCCGGACGACGGCGCCGCGTTCGATGCCGCGAGGCTGCGGCTCATCCAGCGCTATCAGGAGCTGACCGCGAACAACCCCTCCGCGCCGAGAATGGGCCCGCCGGCTCCGGCTCCGGCTCCGACCCCGGATCCGGCTCCGGGGCTGGTGGAGGCGCCAGCTCCGGACGGGCAGGTGGCGCCGGGCACGCCCGCGGCGGTGGGCGGCTGCGGCGCGGGCCCGGGGGACTCCGCGGCGGTCGCGGGAGGCCTGCTCTGGGCCGCCTGGGTGCTGGGGAGCGCACGCCGGACGCGCAGGCGAGGGTCGTCCCGGAGGCCGTGA
- a CDS encoding ATP-binding protein: protein MAGSEWRVRVLGLARLCGPDGQQVRLERRTAALLAWLSLQGPSPKFPLAALLWPDSPPTTVRSNLRQLLRRLRLATGDEALVEGDTERLALVSPSAVDAACLKAAAGARAPAEALEAVGAEGSTLLAGFDFDDCPELARWLDGARAGVDGWVREAREARIAWLTASGDWTAALGLAQAWARQEPESEQAGRHLIRLHYLQGDRGAALAAFEHLRGVLDRELGVTPMPETLALVREVERATPRPPSPPGTRSALPLSVLRPPVLVGREAAWRQLEAGWEAGQLLFISGEPGSGKTRLAEEFAATQGRWGRIEARAGDRDVPFASQARAFRTQLRRWPDVKLPDWVRTELSRILPELGEPRLLPPLSSEAGMLRFYDAIVAALHLLHEHEDISVADDVQYWDTASARAFTFAFSRLADAAPRGARSLRFIDCYRRGELSPDARMHVTGLVEAGLARIVEVDALTDEDVRRMVAGMGLGGAEAHVEALARYTGGNPLYVVETLKHLLETDSLQREWPQRLPPPGRVGPLIQRRLERLSPLALQCARLAALAGAFFRTSLVPGVLQVKPADAHEALAELEAAQVLMGERFSHDLVMEAVRAGMGPGEDRVLHARLATVLEEDGAPSILLAHHWLEAGWTERALPHLLTSARSDEQVLPPELAAEHYARAAALMQSLGQHEDAVRARAAEARCRLQSASAGVLTPGPSGGPDARGSPG, encoded by the coding sequence GTGGCTGGCAGTGAATGGCGGGTGCGGGTCCTGGGGCTGGCGCGGCTGTGCGGCCCCGACGGTCAACAGGTGCGGTTGGAGCGGCGCACCGCGGCGCTGCTGGCGTGGCTGTCATTGCAGGGCCCCTCGCCCAAGTTCCCACTCGCGGCCCTGCTGTGGCCGGATTCGCCGCCCACGACGGTGCGCAGCAACCTGCGGCAGCTGCTGCGCCGCCTGCGGCTGGCCACGGGGGACGAGGCCCTGGTGGAAGGCGACACCGAACGGCTGGCCTTGGTCTCGCCTTCGGCCGTGGACGCCGCGTGCCTCAAGGCCGCCGCCGGAGCCCGCGCCCCCGCGGAGGCGCTGGAGGCCGTCGGGGCCGAAGGCAGCACGCTGCTGGCGGGCTTCGACTTCGACGACTGCCCGGAGCTGGCGCGCTGGCTGGACGGCGCCCGCGCGGGCGTCGACGGCTGGGTGCGTGAGGCGCGCGAGGCCCGCATCGCCTGGCTCACCGCCTCGGGGGATTGGACCGCCGCGCTGGGGCTCGCGCAGGCGTGGGCGCGGCAGGAGCCCGAATCCGAGCAGGCGGGCCGCCACCTCATCCGCCTGCACTACCTCCAGGGCGACCGGGGCGCCGCGCTCGCGGCCTTCGAACACCTGCGCGGCGTGCTGGACCGGGAGCTGGGCGTCACCCCCATGCCGGAGACGCTCGCGCTGGTGCGGGAGGTGGAGAGGGCCACGCCTCGCCCTCCCTCCCCGCCGGGCACGCGCTCCGCGTTGCCGCTGTCCGTGCTGCGCCCGCCAGTGCTCGTGGGCCGGGAGGCCGCGTGGCGGCAGCTGGAGGCCGGCTGGGAGGCGGGCCAGCTGCTGTTCATCTCCGGCGAGCCCGGCAGCGGCAAGACGCGGCTCGCGGAGGAGTTCGCGGCCACGCAGGGCCGCTGGGGACGCATCGAGGCGCGGGCAGGGGACCGGGACGTGCCGTTCGCCTCCCAGGCGCGCGCCTTCCGCACGCAGCTGCGGCGCTGGCCGGACGTGAAGCTGCCGGACTGGGTCCGCACGGAGCTGTCGCGCATCCTCCCGGAGCTGGGAGAGCCGCGGCTGCTGCCGCCCCTGTCCTCCGAGGCCGGCATGCTGCGCTTCTACGACGCCATCGTCGCGGCGCTCCACCTGCTCCACGAACACGAGGACATCAGCGTCGCGGACGACGTGCAGTACTGGGACACGGCCAGCGCCAGGGCCTTCACCTTCGCGTTCTCCCGGCTGGCGGACGCCGCCCCCCGGGGCGCCCGGAGCCTTCGCTTCATCGACTGCTACCGCCGGGGAGAGCTGTCGCCCGACGCGCGGATGCACGTGACAGGGCTCGTCGAGGCGGGTCTGGCGCGCATCGTGGAAGTGGACGCGCTGACGGACGAGGACGTGAGGCGCATGGTGGCGGGCATGGGGCTGGGGGGCGCGGAGGCGCACGTGGAGGCCCTGGCCCGCTACACGGGCGGCAACCCGCTGTACGTGGTGGAGACCCTGAAGCACCTGCTGGAGACGGACTCGCTGCAGCGGGAATGGCCCCAGCGGCTGCCGCCCCCGGGACGCGTGGGCCCCCTCATCCAGCGGCGGCTGGAGCGGCTGTCACCGCTGGCGCTCCAGTGCGCGCGGCTGGCGGCGCTGGCGGGGGCCTTCTTCCGGACCTCGCTCGTGCCCGGGGTGCTCCAGGTGAAGCCGGCGGACGCGCACGAGGCGCTCGCGGAGCTGGAGGCCGCCCAGGTCCTGATGGGCGAGCGCTTCAGCCACGACCTGGTGATGGAGGCGGTGCGGGCCGGGATGGGGCCCGGCGAGGACCGCGTGCTGCACGCCCGGCTCGCCACGGTGCTGGAGGAGGACGGCGCCCCCTCCATCCTCCTGGCGCACCACTGGCTGGAGGCCGGGTGGACCGAGCGCGCGCTGCCGCACCTGCTGACGTCCGCGCGCTCCGACGAACAGGTGCTGCCGCCCGAGCTGGCGGCGGAGCACTACGCGCGGGCCGCGGCCCTGATGCAGTCCCTGGGACAGCACGAGGACGCCGTGCGGGCGCGGGCCGCGGAGGCCCGGTGCCGGCTCCAGTCCGCGTCGGCGGGAGTCCTCACCCCTGGGCCATCAGGAGGCCCAGACGCTCGCGGTAGCCCCGGCTGA
- a CDS encoding LytR/AlgR family response regulator transcription factor produces the protein MVFQEALFESMPIRVGVVDGESEAQRHVWPLLEADADVRVTAVHATGGAAVEALRREPVDILFLDAALADMDGFQVLHEAGSGCAQAVVFMDAREEHALRAFEAGALDYLLKPLVPQRFVQVLGRAKEHVRRERIQHLVLQLAGLVKARPEPSRAPRYLDRLAIREVGRVTLLSVDDVDWMAAEDNYVQVHVGGRGHLLRQPLRELEARLDPERFVRIHRSTLVNLQRVQELRPLLHGEYQVILRDRTTLKLSRGYRERLGLLMAQG, from the coding sequence ATGGTCTTTCAAGAAGCGTTGTTCGAGTCGATGCCCATCCGCGTAGGAGTGGTGGACGGTGAGTCCGAGGCCCAGCGGCACGTGTGGCCGCTCCTGGAGGCCGATGCCGACGTGCGCGTCACGGCGGTCCACGCCACGGGAGGCGCCGCCGTGGAGGCCCTGCGGCGCGAGCCCGTGGACATCCTCTTCCTGGATGCGGCCCTGGCGGACATGGACGGCTTCCAGGTGCTCCACGAAGCGGGGAGCGGCTGCGCCCAGGCCGTGGTCTTCATGGACGCGCGGGAGGAGCACGCGCTGCGCGCCTTCGAGGCCGGCGCGCTGGACTACCTCCTCAAGCCCCTGGTGCCACAGCGCTTCGTCCAGGTGCTGGGCCGCGCGAAGGAGCACGTGCGCCGGGAGCGCATCCAGCACCTCGTCCTCCAGCTCGCGGGCCTGGTGAAGGCGCGCCCGGAGCCGTCCCGTGCGCCGCGCTACCTGGACCGGCTGGCCATCCGCGAGGTGGGCCGGGTGACGCTGCTCTCCGTGGACGACGTGGACTGGATGGCGGCGGAGGACAACTACGTCCAGGTGCACGTGGGCGGGCGCGGCCACCTGCTGCGTCAGCCGCTGCGGGAGCTGGAGGCCCGGTTGGATCCAGAGCGCTTCGTCCGCATCCACCGCTCCACGCTCGTCAACCTCCAGCGGGTCCAGGAGCTGCGCCCGCTGCTCCATGGCGAGTACCAGGTCATCCTGCGCGACCGCACCACGCTGAAGCTCAGCCGGGGCTACCGCGAGCGTCTGGGCCTCCTGATGGCCCAGGGGTGA
- a CDS encoding diiron oxygenase produces the protein MLNQTPEYQSCIQSSERVSWRLDELLPKDTVLDFSRRFLSDALTGTEAIPFLSAEERLMLNHIRSNSYAHLFLFLEEYAVALAAQRAGLELHGNATHMRALLRFTEEELKHQQLFARFTDAFAKGFKVAPALLDNQVEVARAIMAKSNLGVLIFNLHMELMTQQHYLETVRGNQDETLDPLFCDLLKHHWLEEAQHTRLDFLEAQKILARAPDTLDAALTEYAELLQALRGTLNAQLALDLQTLEKAVGRTFTPAERQQLSESQERSYVWGFIGMGMKAPLFLSRLRALSPVAEQRVLELAPTYYCA, from the coding sequence ATGCTCAATCAAACGCCGGAGTACCAGTCCTGTATCCAGAGTTCCGAACGGGTGTCCTGGCGTCTGGATGAGCTGTTGCCCAAGGACACCGTGCTCGACTTCAGCCGCCGGTTCCTCTCGGATGCGCTGACAGGCACGGAGGCCATTCCCTTCCTGAGCGCGGAGGAGCGGCTGATGTTGAATCACATCCGCTCCAACAGCTACGCCCACCTGTTCCTGTTCCTGGAGGAGTACGCCGTCGCGCTGGCCGCCCAGCGCGCCGGCCTGGAGCTGCACGGGAACGCCACGCACATGCGCGCGCTGCTGCGCTTCACGGAGGAGGAGCTGAAGCACCAGCAGCTCTTCGCGCGCTTCACCGACGCGTTCGCGAAGGGGTTCAAGGTCGCCCCGGCCCTGCTCGACAACCAGGTGGAGGTGGCCCGGGCCATCATGGCGAAGTCGAACCTGGGAGTGCTCATCTTCAACCTCCACATGGAGCTGATGACGCAGCAGCACTACCTGGAGACGGTGCGCGGGAACCAGGACGAGACGTTGGATCCGCTGTTCTGCGACCTGCTCAAGCACCACTGGCTGGAGGAGGCGCAGCACACGCGGCTGGACTTCCTGGAGGCCCAGAAGATCCTCGCCAGGGCGCCCGACACCCTGGACGCGGCCCTGACCGAGTACGCGGAGCTGCTCCAGGCGCTGCGGGGGACGCTGAACGCCCAGCTCGCGTTGGACCTCCAGACGCTGGAGAAGGCGGTGGGGCGCACCTTCACGCCCGCGGAACGCCAGCAGCTGTCCGAGTCCCAGGAGCGTTCGTACGTCTGGGGCTTCATTGGAATGGGGATGAAGGCGCCCCTCTTCCTCTCCCGCCTGCGCGCGCTCTCCCCCGTCGCGGAGCAGCGCGTGCTGGAGCTGGCCCCGACGTACTACTGCGCCTGA